The Synchiropus splendidus isolate RoL2022-P1 chromosome 5, RoL_Sspl_1.0, whole genome shotgun sequence DNA window ACAACATTTGATTTGAACACTGTAAACACCCGTGCTTTGCTTATTGACATTTTGGATTGAACAGTTACAAGATAAATATGGTTGCAACCAGAGACCTTACTGTGGGGCCCTTAAGTTTAAGGTTACTGTGGCATAAGATCGAGCACCCTGCGACCTCTGAATACGGTGAGCAAAGAAGCACGTAAAGTGACTTGTGATTGTCCACCAGCATACTGCATAATGAGTTAGGGAATAAAGTTTGCACTGTGCTCCGTCATGTGTCATACTCGAGGCCCAGAGGCGAGTCATTCCATGTGGGCCCCAGGAACAAAGCAACTGCGTGGATCACCTCCACTGCATGACATTATGACCGCTTAGGGTCATAGAGTTTCAACTTGGTCTTTCAACATCCCATTTTGTAAGAGGGGGGAACGTCGTGCAGAGAGAAAGGAATATGATGGAAGCAGATGCTTCTGCTTTGAGGATAAACATGAGTGCAAAGAAGAGTTGGTGGTGAATAAAGGCAACTGACACCAAACCCAGAGGTGTTTTTTCTGCAATGAGGAAGCCCATTTTATCCAACAAATACATGGCTGTCTCGTACACTGGCCCAGAAATATTAAACCAATCCCTCTATAGTATTTCAGTACCAATTCTAATGATTTTCTGGGAATGACAGTCCAGTCAGAAACACTTTCTACACACCTGTATTGCCATGCCATCTTTTGCAATAATTTAAATATTGGCTGGGATATCCCTGCTCGAAGGCACAAGGACTATCTCTTGGATTGTCTACACTAAATGTCTTTTGAATCTGTGCCCCATCTCTATACTACTATTTTCATTGCAAGTTTGGGTTCACTGCCTTGTCTGTTTTTTCACTGTAACTCCCCAGTTTGTGGATTATATTCAAACAACAGTGTCTAAAACTATTTTCTGAAATCTATATGctgaaaatacaatttatttGAGTGAAAGTTgttaatatttttgttgtttcttttagGGTTTGTGCAAAGAGaattcatattttgttgtttattgaaaagacgtgaaactatgaatgaataataatagttaATGTCAGTGCCACAACAGTCCATGTCAGTGACGAGCTTTGGTGTTCCAAACATTATTGATCAAAAAACCGCCAGGAAAGTATGCAGGCGGTGCTTATCGATGTCTTCATGAATATTGATGGAATTACCCTCATACCGAATCCCAGTCCCCgttgttgtagttgttttgACAACCGCATGGGGCAGTGTTCAGTCTCCGTCACAGCTGAGCAAGTGaataagacagaaaacaaacatggcgtctcCGAACAGCGACGAGTGGAAGTCCATCTGCGACAAATTCAACAACGCCCTGCATCTCAGTGAAGTCGAATCCCGAAACGACCCCGATACCGAGCCTTATATATCTAAGTACAAGGCCAGGAATCTTCTGGAAGAGGTGCACTGTTCTTTAAAGAGCATCGGCGCCGATGATGGCGAGGAGGACGGCGGCCAGAGCgttgaccagcagcagcagcagtcggaGGATGCGCAGCGGGAGGATCTGTTCAGTCGGGGCGTCAGCAGCGACACGGCGGCCGGTCAGCAAATGGCCAAGCTGGCGGCGGTGGAGTACCACCTGGGTGTCAACCATGTCGACACACAGGAGCTGACCGCGGGACAGAAGCGTCTGATGAACTGCATGGAGCTGCTGGGGAAGCTGAGAGTGTCGTCAGACAATGTGTCCATGTTTATCCACGTCAAGGTAATGACGAGTCACGGCTGATCTTTGCTCAAATAAATGCTGCCTAACACACGGTTTAGCAACTGTacccatgtttatttatttgttttttaagtctGTTCATGATGGTAAAGTCAGGCTTTATATTCTAACCGTTGTATTTCAGAACAAGTTGGGAATCTTGTTTGCTGGTTGTGGAGAGTTGGAGGACGCGCAGAAGTACCTCGAGACTGCAGAAACAATCTACCAGAAATACATGAAGGAGGTAAGGGAATGCATGCAGATGGCTCACAACCGATGTTGTGCATTATGAAAACAGAACCCTGAGGAAGTGTTGACCCACATGCTTATCACAGTGATTTCACATTTGTAATTACATAGTTTATTACTATAGAACAATAAACAGTTTCTACTTAATGCAATATCTTGCTGTGGTTTTATGAGCagattttgtatttaatttataTCTATATTCAGACTATATTTTGGTGTGTGTGGATGGCGGAGCAAGAGAttagttttttttccagtgtatGTCCTTTATTCTGCTCCCCATCAATACCTCGGTGTGTTTGTAATTGATTCCAGGgcttagaaaataaaaaatttatAAAAACAATGTATAGTACTTTACAGTTTGGCATGATGCAACTTGAATTGTACATTTGCGGTATGAAACGACAAAGTCCTCGCGATGCAAAGTAAAGATAGTTGACCGTTTCATGAGTTAATCTGAGTCAGAAGTGTGTAGAATTCAGCGCTGTAAATGGAATCATGCATGAAAACAATCCCAAGTTACAGTGTCTTTGATTTTCCTCCATTTAGGATGGAAGTCCTCCTGCTGATATGGCAGAGTATTTTGCCTCTGAGGAAAATAAGCTGACACATCAGGATCGTACTAAAAAGTAAGCAATCGACCCAGTCACACAAACATGTCCGTTAGTGTCACAgttgcatttattcatttaaacattAACAATGCCATTTctgctttgtttcttctttcaggTTTGAGTTGGCCTACACTCATACAATGTACTACCTTGCTCAAGTCCTAACAAACCTAGGTGAGTGTCAGTCTCTGCTTTTTAAAGTTAGAAATCCTCTTCCAATCCATCTTAAATAGCAATGTCTTGTAGCAATGAGTTCAGTGGCCCGGGATAAACTGAATTTTATAAGAGGTGTTTTATAAGAGGTCAAATCTAAATGCTATTTCAAAGTGACTCAGGTGCTTTGTTACACTCACCACACTGTCTCAAGTGTGCAATGGTTGAGTAGAAAGCTTGCTTTTGTGTACACACGTGTTTCTAGTTTTGATATGTTTTGTGCTTCAGGTCAGAAGGAGCGTGCTGCTGCTTACTGCCACGCTACCCTGCAGCGGCAGTTACAGTTAAACCAGTTCAATCCCATGGAGTGGGCTTTGAATGCTGCTACTCTTTCACAGTATTATATTTCCAAGGTATTTCATAAATAACACAGCTTCACTGTTTAACGCATACTTGTAcagtagttgttttttttcccccacgaTTTTCCCACGATTTTCCCCCGATAGGGGCGATACATGGAAGGAAGACACTGTCTCTCTGCTGCCACAGTCATATCCGGTCTTGCTGGAGAAGTTCCGTCTGAGGCTGCTGCACAAGAAAGTACGTCCAGATAACGTGTGAGAGCTGGTTCAAATGTGGACCGGTATGagctccctctttttttttttgcacaggtgaaatggaaaatgaaattcGGGAGGAGCTGAGACGAAAGAGAGCAGAGATTGCAAGATGCTGGATCAAATATTGTCTCAACCTCCTCCAGGATGCCAAAGAAGCTATACAGGTGAGGCTGTACACAAGATCACTCATTCGCAGCACCAGAACCTTATTCTTATGTCAGTCTGATAAGAAAATATTGGTGATGTAATCGGGGGGATTTTCTCTGTACTGTATGggtctttatttttgttaactACTGTGGAGTAGGATGACATCGGGGAGTTTGACAGCGAGCGCCAGGACGAGCTGAAGCGAGCGAGAAAGctcaaagaggaggaagaggagaaggagaggaagagcgcACAGCTTTTTGGTTCTGAGG harbors:
- the kifbp gene encoding KIF-binding protein encodes the protein MASPNSDEWKSICDKFNNALHLSEVESRNDPDTEPYISKYKARNLLEEVHCSLKSIGADDGEEDGGQSVDQQQQQSEDAQREDLFSRGVSSDTAAGQQMAKLAAVEYHLGVNHVDTQELTAGQKRLMNCMELLGKLRVSSDNVSMFIHVKNKLGILFAGCGELEDAQKYLETAETIYQKYMKEDGSPPADMAEYFASEENKLTHQDRTKKFELAYTHTMYYLAQVLTNLGQKERAAAYCHATLQRQLQLNQFNPMEWALNAATLSQYYISKGRYMEGRHCLSAATVISGLAGEVPSEAAAQESEMENEIREELRRKRAEIARCWIKYCLNLLQDAKEAIQDDIGEFDSERQDELKRARKLKEEEEEKERKSAQLFGSEDTFDQITSQEEKVPCSYPLDFTEARAVFLTGQSHITQAKEYFLMDGFVTDHIEILQDHSALFRALAFFEEDLERRCKMHKRRVDMLEPVCNELNSQYYLMIRRQLMFELAETYNEMMDLKLTLANRQADTQSLDNHVIKKCNQLCAASAKYFQMFLDSLRSPEGKFPERLEQEVLRPALVARFRVARLYSRLISSIPSEQLENLSKSLENYKFLVQYCEDQPDAAKEVETELELSREMVGLLPLKINRLKARMAANN